The Sulfitobacter sp. S223 genome has a window encoding:
- a CDS encoding alkane 1-monooxygenase, which produces MTETVNPIPPHELAKLSRALPFWLSLGLVPLAWISALYGGWTLLLVPVATWYLFSALDAALGLNTQNADLSAGEADMYWYKMITLIWAPVQLLLLASLLWYVPQAEHLNSAERVGVFFGVGVLSGTVGINYSHELMHQKSKMERWLADVLLAMTLYSHFRSEHMLVHHRYVATPRDPVTARYNEGFHRFYPRVLRQSLVSAFRAERSMLARKDLPWTDPENPFWRYWALQAGFLLLAVLLGGWSGVGLFLVQAGVAIWQLELVNYIEHYGLTRKHLGDSKYEHVQPHHSWNAAHKASNWLLINLQRHSDHHYKPDRRFAVLQNYGPDKAPQLPHGYPVMTMLAMVPPLWRGVMNPRVRRWRQMYYPEINDWRPYNRAETPLPR; this is translated from the coding sequence ATGACCGAAACGGTGAATCCCATCCCCCCGCACGAGCTTGCCAAGCTGAGCCGGGCGCTGCCTTTCTGGCTCTCTCTCGGACTTGTGCCGTTAGCCTGGATTTCTGCGCTCTACGGAGGCTGGACACTTTTGCTGGTACCGGTCGCAACGTGGTATCTTTTTTCGGCTCTCGATGCAGCACTTGGCCTGAACACCCAAAACGCCGATCTGTCTGCGGGCGAAGCTGACATGTACTGGTACAAGATGATCACACTGATCTGGGCGCCTGTGCAGTTATTATTGCTGGCAAGCCTACTTTGGTACGTCCCTCAGGCTGAGCATCTGAATTCGGCAGAACGCGTCGGAGTGTTCTTTGGTGTCGGCGTTCTTAGCGGAACAGTGGGTATCAACTATTCACACGAACTAATGCACCAGAAAAGCAAGATGGAGCGCTGGTTGGCTGATGTGCTGCTGGCTATGACGCTCTATTCACATTTCCGTTCCGAACACATGCTGGTGCACCACCGCTATGTTGCAACGCCGCGCGATCCGGTCACGGCACGGTACAACGAAGGGTTCCACCGGTTTTACCCACGTGTACTGCGGCAATCTTTGGTCAGCGCCTTCCGGGCTGAAAGGTCCATGCTGGCGCGTAAAGATCTACCTTGGACCGACCCGGAAAATCCTTTCTGGCGCTACTGGGCGTTACAAGCCGGCTTTCTGCTGCTTGCGGTGCTGCTTGGCGGCTGGTCCGGCGTCGGGTTATTCCTGGTGCAGGCAGGCGTCGCAATCTGGCAGCTGGAGCTGGTTAACTATATCGAACACTACGGCCTGACCCGAAAGCATCTGGGGGACAGCAAGTACGAGCACGTCCAACCACACCACAGCTGGAACGCAGCGCATAAAGCGTCAAATTGGCTGCTCATAAATTTGCAACGCCACTCTGATCACCACTACAAACCCGATCGCCGCTTTGCCGTACTACAAAACTATGGGCCGGACAAAGCGCCACAACTGCCGCACGGATATCCCGTGATGACAATGCTGGCGATGGTGCCCCCTCTGTGGCGAGGTGTCATGAACCCGCGCGTACGGCGCTGGCGGCAAATGTACTATCCTGAAATCAACGACTGGCGGCCTTACAACCGCGCCGAGACTCCCTTGCCCCGCTAA
- a CDS encoding response regulator — MQQHSASDRSGNGTCLIIEDSQFDQEMMTRVIGRSQGKLSVKVASTLTSARKVLEASAISLILLDNNLPDGIGANFALELSADPKHAYIPVIMVSDWPTPFMWEKAATAGVLYVVNKSEFGVRYVEQALRNGVRKHPRLI, encoded by the coding sequence ATGCAACAGCACAGTGCCAGTGATCGCTCTGGCAACGGAACGTGCCTGATCATTGAAGACAGTCAGTTCGATCAAGAGATGATGACGCGCGTTATCGGGAGGTCACAGGGCAAGCTGAGCGTCAAGGTTGCCTCTACCCTAACTTCAGCCCGAAAGGTTTTGGAAGCAAGCGCGATATCTCTCATTCTGCTTGATAACAATCTGCCAGACGGCATCGGCGCGAATTTCGCGCTGGAGCTGTCAGCAGACCCGAAACATGCCTATATTCCTGTCATCATGGTTTCCGACTGGCCTACGCCATTTATGTGGGAAAAGGCGGCAACGGCGGGCGTTCTTTACGTTGTTAACAAATCAGAATTCGGTGTCCGCTACGTAGAGCAGGCCTTGCGCAATGGTGTCCGCAAGCATCCTCGGCTGATTTGA
- a CDS encoding site-specific DNA-methyltransferase: MTVKTKEAQALPLNTILDGDCIEVMNSLPEASVDLIFADPPYNLQLRGDLHRPDNSKVDAVDNDWDQFDSFAVYDKFTREWLKAARRLLKPNGAIWVIGSYHNIFRVGAALQDQGFWILNDVVWRKSNPMPNFRGKRFTNAHETMIWAGKSEASKYTFNYEALKALNEGIQMRSDWVLPICNGHERLKDEHGDKAHPTQKPESLLHRVLVGSTNPGDVILDPFFGTGTTGAVAKMLGRDFIGIEREEAYREVAKKRIASVRKFDNEALQTSTSKRAEPRVPFGQLVERGMLRPGENLYSLNNRHKAKVRADGTLIGDDIKGSIHQVGAALEGAPSCNGWTYWCYKKEGKRVPIDVLRQQIRAEMQA; encoded by the coding sequence ATGACAGTAAAAACGAAGGAAGCGCAGGCGCTTCCCCTGAACACGATCCTTGATGGCGATTGTATCGAGGTGATGAATTCACTCCCCGAGGCGAGCGTTGATCTGATCTTCGCAGACCCTCCTTATAATCTTCAATTGCGCGGTGATTTGCACCGCCCGGACAACTCCAAAGTTGACGCCGTCGACAATGACTGGGACCAATTTGACAGCTTTGCAGTTTATGACAAATTCACCCGCGAATGGCTGAAAGCGGCACGCCGCCTGCTTAAGCCAAACGGCGCGATCTGGGTGATTGGTAGCTATCACAACATCTTCCGCGTTGGCGCTGCTTTGCAGGATCAGGGGTTCTGGATTCTCAATGATGTGGTTTGGCGTAAGTCCAACCCGATGCCGAACTTCCGCGGCAAACGCTTCACCAACGCTCACGAGACAATGATATGGGCGGGCAAAAGCGAAGCCAGCAAGTATACCTTTAACTATGAGGCGCTGAAGGCGCTGAACGAAGGTATCCAGATGCGCAGCGATTGGGTCCTACCCATTTGTAACGGGCATGAGCGTCTGAAAGATGAGCATGGCGATAAAGCGCATCCGACACAAAAACCCGAAAGCCTGCTGCACCGTGTTCTGGTCGGCTCTACCAATCCAGGTGACGTGATCCTTGATCCATTCTTTGGTACGGGCACAACCGGTGCCGTGGCCAAGATGCTGGGCCGTGATTTCATTGGCATTGAGCGGGAAGAGGCCTACCGCGAGGTGGCGAAAAAACGGATCGCTTCTGTTCGCAAATTCGACAACGAAGCGCTTCAGACTTCTACATCCAAGCGCGCTGAGCCTCGGGTTCCGTTCGGCCAGCTGGTTGAACGCGGCATGCTGCGTCCCGGTGAGAACCTGTATTCGCTGAACAACCGTCACAAAGCCAAAGTGCGCGCCGATGGCACGCTGATCGGCGATGACATTAAAGGATCCATCCATCAGGTAGGAGCTGCCCTTGAAGGCGCGCCAAGCTGTAACGGCTGGACATACTGGTGCTATAAAAAAGAAGGAAAGCGCGTTCCGATCGACGTGCTGCGCCAGCAGATCAGGGCAGAAATGCAAGCCTGA
- a CDS encoding ribonuclease HII, whose protein sequence is MEPDYSFETAAQARGYTRIAGVDEVGRGPLAGPVTAAAVVLDPARIPPGLNDSKKLTHKKRELLYAQIMEVADVSIAHATVEEIDEHNILRASHIAMVRALDGLKTPADYCLIDGNMIPRGLSLPAETIIKGDGRSVSISAASIMAKICRDYVMLSLAQQHPGYGWETNMGYGSKSHISALQNLGVTPHHRRSFKPVHNILWQE, encoded by the coding sequence ATGGAACCTGATTATTCATTTGAGACCGCTGCCCAAGCGCGCGGATATACCCGGATTGCCGGTGTGGACGAGGTAGGCCGTGGTCCATTGGCAGGACCTGTAACAGCCGCCGCTGTGGTGCTGGACCCTGCACGTATCCCTCCCGGCCTGAACGACAGCAAAAAGTTGACCCATAAAAAGCGCGAGCTGCTCTATGCGCAAATAATGGAAGTCGCCGATGTTTCGATCGCGCACGCGACGGTCGAGGAAATTGACGAACACAACATCCTGCGCGCCAGCCACATCGCGATGGTTCGCGCGTTGGATGGTCTCAAGACTCCGGCCGACTATTGCCTGATTGACGGAAACATGATTCCGCGCGGATTATCCCTTCCGGCAGAAACAATCATCAAAGGCGATGGTCGGTCTGTTTCCATTTCGGCTGCCTCAATTATGGCTAAAATATGTCGAGATTATGTCATGTTGTCCTTGGCGCAACAGCACCCCGGATACGGCTGGGAGACGAACATGGGATATGGATCAAAAAGCCACATATCTGCACTTCAAAATTTGGGCGTGACCCCACACCATAGACGTTCGTTCAAACCGGTGCACAATATCTTGTGGCAAGAATAA
- a CDS encoding transcriptional regulator: MGIAAVAALLVLGAAVLFWALPDANAFNARVERIFVENDNLTSAAEIKLLEILAQSGTAFSDTLTNYRVLIGVLLIFAAAMLVAAVVFLMLLITFNRRMAQIERTGIQVSSLLISREENKVYLNNLGFKLTDAAMETLAVLAEARMDDDILTGSEIEGVISGRSAADCDEAAGATRIKRLRDTLGNQMVSELLVKNIARRGYMLAIDKDVIKVL, encoded by the coding sequence ATGGGGATCGCGGCGGTTGCGGCGTTGCTGGTGCTGGGGGCGGCAGTATTGTTCTGGGCGCTCCCCGACGCAAACGCTTTCAACGCGCGGGTTGAGCGTATCTTTGTAGAGAATGACAACCTGACTTCGGCAGCCGAGATCAAGCTGCTGGAGATTCTCGCGCAATCCGGCACCGCTTTTTCCGATACGCTGACCAATTACCGCGTGCTGATCGGTGTTCTGCTGATCTTTGCCGCGGCGATGCTGGTGGCTGCTGTGGTGTTCTTGATGCTGTTGATCACCTTCAACCGCCGCATGGCCCAGATTGAGCGAACAGGTATACAAGTCTCATCCCTGCTCATCAGCCGGGAAGAGAACAAAGTTTACCTCAACAACCTTGGCTTCAAGCTGACAGATGCGGCAATGGAGACTTTGGCCGTGCTGGCCGAGGCGCGCATGGATGATGACATCCTGACAGGCTCCGAAATCGAAGGCGTCATTTCGGGACGCTCTGCTGCCGATTGCGATGAAGCCGCCGGGGCTACAAGGATCAAACGGCTGCGCGATACGCTTGGCAACCAGATGGTCAGTGAGCTGTTGGTCAAGAACATAGCGCGGCGCGGCTATATGCTTGCCATCGACAAGGACGTGATCAAAGTCCTTTGA
- a CDS encoding HpcH/HpaI aldolase/citrate lyase family protein: protein MPAPLNPFKKALAEGKMQFGCWLGLADAFSAEMMGQAGFDWLLIDGEHAPNDLRSTLAQLQVLSATDSHAVVRVPVGETYLLKQILDAGAQTVLVPMVESADQARQLVRDVTYPPYGDRGVGYALGRASHFSTIADYGTTADAQICLLVQVENRRGLAALDDILAVDGVDGVFIGPADLAADMGHMGNADHPDIQAAIMDAIKRIKAAGKAPGILSTRDGMTDDAIAAGAQFVAVGADVLILGNGARALAKKWQATKE, encoded by the coding sequence ATGCCAGCGCCGCTGAACCCCTTCAAGAAAGCCCTCGCCGAGGGTAAAATGCAATTCGGCTGCTGGTTAGGCTTGGCCGATGCCTTTTCCGCCGAGATGATGGGCCAAGCAGGTTTTGACTGGCTTTTGATCGACGGGGAACATGCCCCGAATGATCTACGCTCGACGCTGGCACAGCTACAGGTTCTTTCCGCAACTGATTCTCATGCCGTTGTCCGTGTACCTGTGGGTGAGACATATTTGCTCAAACAGATTCTGGACGCGGGCGCACAGACTGTATTGGTTCCAATGGTCGAAAGCGCGGATCAGGCCCGTCAACTGGTGCGTGATGTCACATATCCTCCGTATGGTGATCGTGGTGTCGGCTATGCACTGGGACGCGCCTCGCATTTCAGCACAATCGCAGATTACGGCACCACGGCCGATGCTCAAATTTGCCTGCTTGTGCAGGTAGAGAACCGGCGCGGTCTGGCAGCACTGGATGATATTCTAGCTGTGGACGGTGTGGATGGTGTTTTCATTGGCCCTGCCGATCTCGCAGCAGACATGGGCCATATGGGAAATGCCGATCATCCCGATATCCAGGCAGCAATCATGGATGCCATCAAACGGATCAAGGCAGCGGGAAAAGCCCCCGGTATCCTGTCCACCCGCGACGGCATGACTGATGACGCTATCGCGGCCGGCGCGCAGTTTGTCGCTGTTGGCGCTGATGTACTAATTCTCGGCAACGGCGCGCGTGCGCTTGCGAAAAAATGGCAGGCCACCAAAGAATGA
- a CDS encoding MFS transporter — translation MNAGIALLAFAYVLSQFFRAFLAVLSPFLATDIGATPQDLAFASGMWFLTFAAMQLPIGWALDTVGPRRTAAVLLLLGGGGGAAVFALASAPVHLAIAMSLIGVGCAPVLMASYYIFALDHPPARFAFLAALMVGVGTLGNIVASYPTTLAAETMGWRAALWGLCTLSSGTAVGIWFAVRDPEKEASAQKGSFAEVLRIRALWFIFPLMLVSYAEVGALRGLWIGPYLTEVFRAEPRLIGQASLAMGIAMVIGPMAYSPLDRIFNTRKWVIFTGSFGVLLATIGVIILAEASVLWVIALMCAIGFFGSTYPAIMSHGRSLLPRHLVGRGVTLLNLCSIGGVGIAQFVTGRIYAAYSPAKWESTPFVMIFIFFAAALAIGLVIYLFSTDTKPDKA, via the coding sequence ATGAATGCGGGTATCGCACTACTGGCCTTTGCCTACGTCCTAAGCCAGTTCTTTCGCGCCTTTCTTGCTGTACTCAGCCCGTTTTTGGCCACAGACATCGGCGCGACTCCGCAAGACCTCGCTTTTGCCTCCGGCATGTGGTTTCTGACATTTGCCGCAATGCAGCTGCCCATCGGCTGGGCGCTGGACACCGTCGGACCGCGACGCACTGCGGCTGTGCTTTTGCTCTTGGGTGGTGGCGGTGGTGCAGCCGTATTTGCACTGGCCTCGGCACCTGTGCATCTGGCAATTGCAATGTCGTTGATCGGGGTTGGCTGCGCGCCAGTGCTCATGGCCTCTTACTACATCTTTGCGCTGGATCATCCGCCAGCACGCTTTGCCTTTCTAGCCGCGTTGATGGTTGGGGTCGGGACATTGGGCAATATCGTTGCCTCCTATCCCACCACGCTGGCAGCCGAGACTATGGGATGGCGCGCAGCCCTGTGGGGGCTTTGTACGCTTTCGTCAGGCACGGCTGTCGGGATCTGGTTCGCTGTACGCGACCCTGAAAAGGAAGCCAGCGCGCAAAAAGGCAGCTTTGCCGAAGTGCTTCGCATCCGCGCCTTGTGGTTCATATTTCCCCTCATGCTTGTCAGCTATGCAGAAGTAGGCGCCTTGCGCGGCCTATGGATCGGTCCTTACCTTACCGAAGTCTTCCGCGCTGAACCGCGCCTGATCGGACAAGCAAGCCTTGCTATGGGTATTGCGATGGTCATCGGCCCCATGGCCTACAGTCCGCTGGACCGGATATTCAACACGCGCAAATGGGTGATCTTCACCGGCAGCTTTGGCGTGCTGCTGGCCACCATAGGAGTTATTATTCTGGCAGAAGCATCTGTCCTTTGGGTCATCGCCCTGATGTGCGCCATCGGCTTTTTCGGCTCCACGTACCCGGCAATCATGTCACATGGCCGCAGCTTGCTGCCCCGGCATCTGGTCGGGCGGGGTGTGACGCTGCTCAATCTGTGTAGTATCGGTGGTGTCGGCATAGCTCAGTTTGTGACCGGTCGCATTTATGCTGCCTATTCACCTGCCAAATGGGAATCGACGCCATTCGTCATGATTTTTATCTTCTTTGCAGCGGCATTGGCCATTGGTCTGGTCATCTATCTTTTCTCGACAGATACCAAACCGGACAAGGCATAA
- a CDS encoding aspartate-semialdehyde dehydrogenase — MGYRVVIAGATGNVGREMLSILAERQFPVDEIVALASRKSMGTEVSFGDKTLKTKDLDTFDFTGWDMALFAVGSDATKKYAPKAAAAGCVVIDNSSLYRYDSDIPLIVPEVNPEAIHSYAKKNIIANPNCSTAQMVVALKPLHDRATIKRVVVSTYQSVSGAGKEGADELWDQTKSIYNPVTDVPPNKFQKQIAFNVIPQIDVFMDSGDTKEEWKMVVETKKILDTKIKVTATCVRVPVFVGHSESINIEFEDHLDENEARDILREAPGIMVIDKREAGGYVTPVECVGDYATFISRIRQDSTIDNGINLWCVSDNLRKGAALNAVQIAELLGREVLKKG; from the coding sequence ATGGGTTATCGCGTCGTTATCGCAGGTGCCACCGGAAATGTGGGCCGTGAAATGCTGAGCATCCTGGCCGAGCGCCAGTTCCCTGTGGATGAAATCGTCGCACTTGCCAGCCGCAAGTCGATGGGTACGGAAGTCAGCTTTGGCGATAAGACACTCAAGACGAAAGACCTTGATACGTTTGACTTCACCGGTTGGGACATGGCGCTGTTTGCCGTAGGCTCTGACGCCACGAAGAAATATGCCCCCAAGGCAGCAGCTGCTGGCTGTGTTGTGATCGATAACTCGTCGCTTTACCGCTACGATTCGGACATCCCGCTGATCGTGCCAGAAGTGAACCCCGAAGCGATCCACAGCTATGCCAAGAAAAACATTATCGCCAACCCCAACTGCTCTACCGCGCAGATGGTTGTGGCGCTCAAGCCACTGCATGACCGCGCCACGATCAAGCGCGTGGTTGTCAGCACCTATCAATCCGTGTCGGGTGCCGGCAAGGAAGGCGCAGACGAGCTTTGGGACCAGACCAAAAGCATCTATAACCCCGTTACAGATGTGCCCCCGAACAAGTTCCAAAAACAGATCGCCTTCAACGTGATCCCGCAGATCGACGTGTTCATGGACTCCGGTGATACGAAGGAAGAGTGGAAGATGGTCGTCGAGACCAAGAAAATCCTCGATACCAAAATCAAAGTCACAGCAACCTGCGTGCGCGTGCCTGTGTTTGTCGGCCACTCTGAATCGATCAACATCGAGTTCGAAGATCATCTTGACGAGAATGAAGCGCGTGACATCCTGCGCGAAGCGCCCGGTATCATGGTCATCGACAAGCGCGAAGCAGGTGGCTACGTCACGCCTGTCGAATGTGTAGGCGATTATGCGACCTTCATCAGCCGCATCCGTCAGGACAGCACAATCGACAACGGGATCAACCTGTGGTGCGTGTCTGATAACCTGCGCAAGGGCGCTGCCCTGAACGCAGTTCAGATTGCTGAACTCCTCGGACGTGAAGTGCTTAAGAAAGGCTAA
- a CDS encoding DUF4139 domain-containing protein, producing the protein MRYFAITLAALPLPALADTFSLPSAPSNVTVYNSFAVVTREVSVDVSAGAHELVLPDLPQWVDASSLRVSITGAKLGSTRLRTDALPPEPDNDSAAVAAAKEQIENAKRALRDLDDRIEDASVAANAAKARLDFLTGLATNNDLPGNPEELAAIGQMVETQTLAATQAQIKSQREARKVAEERTDLEKKLEDAKAALAALTPPVDPKSLLALTLAVPEAGTVVASINYPARASWEPTYNVMLNTGDVDTLTLGRAALIYQNSGENWEGVTLSLSTLAPSGQVIPSELYPPLLRFDDPQERAKLERSVSSLSADSAGAPPVMMEMAPATPEPNFDGPGVTYTLPDTITIAQSAEGARVELDALDFDARVFARAVPARDTTAFLMAEATNESREPLLAASSAQIFVDGALVGQSDFAAVAAGAEFTQAFGPLEDLRLSYALLDRSEGDRGLITRSNARTQEVRMTLENLGTKDWNVELIEAVPYSEQDDLIIQWEAQPNADVKDVDDRRGLLQWNLSLDAGETQEVTVAQTIRWPDGKVLR; encoded by the coding sequence ATGCGTTATTTTGCCATCACTCTTGCCGCTTTGCCCCTGCCCGCGTTGGCAGACACCTTCTCCCTGCCCTCGGCGCCATCAAACGTAACCGTTTACAACAGTTTTGCCGTGGTCACTCGCGAGGTGAGCGTCGATGTCAGTGCCGGTGCGCATGAGCTGGTACTACCGGATCTGCCGCAATGGGTCGATGCCAGCAGCCTGCGCGTCAGCATCACCGGCGCGAAACTGGGCAGCACACGCCTGCGTACCGATGCACTGCCGCCTGAACCGGATAACGATAGCGCCGCTGTGGCCGCGGCCAAAGAGCAGATAGAAAACGCGAAACGCGCCTTGCGAGACCTTGATGACCGCATCGAAGATGCAAGCGTCGCTGCGAATGCCGCCAAAGCACGTCTGGACTTTCTGACGGGGCTTGCCACCAACAATGATCTTCCCGGCAATCCTGAAGAACTGGCAGCCATTGGACAGATGGTAGAAACTCAAACGCTGGCTGCCACTCAGGCGCAAATCAAATCACAACGCGAGGCGCGCAAAGTCGCCGAGGAACGCACCGATCTTGAGAAGAAACTTGAGGACGCAAAGGCTGCGTTGGCCGCCCTCACCCCCCCAGTCGATCCCAAATCTTTGCTCGCTCTCACGTTGGCAGTACCTGAGGCCGGTACGGTAGTAGCATCTATCAACTACCCCGCCCGCGCATCATGGGAGCCAACCTATAACGTCATGCTTAACACAGGCGATGTTGACACCTTAACGCTGGGCCGCGCAGCGCTGATTTATCAAAACAGTGGCGAAAACTGGGAGGGCGTGACCCTGTCGCTATCCACTCTGGCACCCAGCGGACAGGTTATCCCGTCCGAACTGTATCCGCCGCTACTGCGCTTTGATGACCCTCAGGAAAGAGCCAAGCTTGAACGCTCCGTGAGCAGCCTCAGCGCTGATTCAGCTGGTGCCCCGCCCGTAATGATGGAGATGGCACCCGCAACACCGGAGCCGAATTTTGACGGGCCCGGTGTGACCTACACTCTGCCCGATACAATCACGATTGCACAAAGCGCCGAAGGCGCGCGGGTGGAACTTGATGCGCTCGACTTTGATGCTCGCGTGTTTGCCCGCGCAGTACCTGCACGCGACACAACTGCGTTTCTGATGGCAGAGGCGACGAACGAGAGCCGTGAACCGCTGCTGGCAGCCTCCAGCGCACAGATATTCGTGGATGGCGCGCTGGTCGGACAGAGTGATTTTGCCGCCGTGGCGGCAGGCGCAGAGTTCACACAAGCATTCGGTCCGCTAGAGGACCTTCGGCTCAGCTATGCTTTATTGGACCGCAGCGAAGGTGACCGTGGCCTGATCACCCGCAGCAACGCACGAACCCAAGAGGTCCGGATGACCTTGGAAAACCTTGGAACGAAGGATTGGAACGTAGAATTGATTGAGGCTGTGCCCTACAGCGAACAGGATGATCTGATTATCCAATGGGAAGCACAACCAAACGCTGACGTGAAGGACGTCGATGACCGGCGCGGTCTGCTCCAGTGGAACCTGTCGCTGGATGCCGGTGAGACTCAGGAAGTCACCGTTGCGCAAACCATCCGCTGGCCGGATGGAAAAGTCCTGCGCTGA
- a CDS encoding P-II family nitrogen regulator → MQTHKAKRVEITIENVMESRLTDALRKAGVTGYSVLPVLGGSGRSGAWTRSGQVSRAQGMVQVVCIIRPDRLDALLDAAFEVVERHIGVVSVVDCDVLRAERF, encoded by the coding sequence ATGCAAACACACAAAGCAAAACGGGTTGAGATTACCATCGAGAACGTGATGGAGTCGCGCCTGACTGACGCTTTACGCAAGGCTGGCGTAACCGGATATTCGGTATTGCCAGTGCTTGGTGGCTCTGGACGCTCCGGTGCTTGGACGCGTTCCGGACAGGTAAGCCGTGCGCAGGGTATGGTGCAGGTCGTCTGTATTATCCGCCCGGATCGCCTTGATGCGCTGCTGGATGCGGCGTTCGAGGTGGTAGAGCGGCACATCGGTGTGGTCAGCGTGGTCGACTGCGACGTGCTGCGGGCAGAACGCTTTTAA
- a CDS encoding sodium-dependent bicarbonate transport family permease — MSEFLSLAGQNLLSPIILSFVLGVFAALARSDLNIPEAVAKGMSIYLLFAIGFKGGASVASYGFDLRLGLSLLAGVVLSALLPLVAFGLLRVMTKISRLDAAAVAAHYGSISIVTFVAATSVLEGRGIPSEGYMVAVAAAMEAPAILSALWLVSRGGDQSKGMDSTLMREIMLNGSIVLLVGAFAIGWATGEQGLKEISSFIVNPFKGVLCLFLLDMGLVAGRGLRGGSGLLTRGVLAFGVLMPLVGSVFGLAAGMALGLSAGGVALMMVLSASASYIAVPAAMRVALPEANPSLYLTLSLGVTFPFNLTIGIPLYVGIAMAVTGG, encoded by the coding sequence ATGTCCGAGTTTCTAAGCCTTGCCGGGCAAAACCTGCTTTCGCCCATCATTCTTAGTTTTGTGTTGGGTGTTTTTGCCGCCCTTGCGCGGTCTGACCTGAACATCCCCGAGGCAGTGGCCAAGGGCATGTCGATTTATCTGCTTTTTGCCATCGGCTTTAAGGGCGGCGCAAGCGTTGCCTCCTACGGTTTTGACCTGAGGCTTGGGCTATCGTTGCTGGCTGGTGTCGTGCTTTCGGCTTTGTTGCCACTTGTTGCTTTTGGATTGCTCAGGGTGATGACAAAGATCAGCCGCTTGGACGCAGCGGCTGTCGCGGCGCATTACGGGTCAATTTCGATTGTGACCTTTGTCGCGGCGACCTCGGTTCTGGAAGGGCGCGGTATCCCGTCAGAGGGATATATGGTCGCGGTTGCTGCCGCAATGGAAGCTCCGGCCATTCTGTCTGCACTATGGCTTGTCTCGCGCGGTGGCGATCAGTCCAAGGGCATGGACAGCACTTTGATGCGTGAGATCATGTTGAACGGCTCTATCGTTCTGCTGGTCGGTGCGTTTGCAATCGGCTGGGCGACAGGCGAACAAGGCCTGAAAGAGATTTCGAGCTTCATCGTGAATCCTTTCAAGGGCGTTTTATGCCTCTTCCTCCTTGATATGGGGCTTGTCGCAGGGCGCGGCCTACGCGGTGGCAGTGGATTGCTGACGCGCGGTGTGCTTGCTTTTGGCGTTTTGATGCCGCTGGTTGGATCGGTGTTCGGGCTTGCGGCTGGTATGGCGTTGGGGCTCAGCGCGGGCGGGGTTGCGTTGATGATGGTTCTGTCTGCTTCGGCCTCTTATATTGCGGTGCCAGCTGCAATGCGCGTGGCACTGCCCGAAGCCAATCCTTCACTTTATCTCACGCTGTCGCTGGGCGTGACATTTCCCTTTAACCTGACCATCGGCATTCCGCTTTATGTGGGCATTGCCATGGCTGTGACCGGAGGTTGA